The Methanoculleus taiwanensis nucleotide sequence TGCTGATGGTGCGGCAGATGGTGTACTCCACCTCTTCCCGCAGTTCTTCAGCAAGGTTCAGCGCCCGTCCGTGTTCCGGAGCCAGCTCGCCTGTTTGCACGTATGCGGAACCGATCGCTGCAATGAGCCCTGCGTGAGTTTTTACCTGTATGCCTTTTCGGCGCAGCAGAGCAAGAGCGGAAAGATACATTGCATAATACGCACGGTTCACCGCGTCTTCGTAGAGGCCTTCTTTGCAGAGCAGATGCGCAGCACTGAGCCGCTGGCGTGATTTAACCAGGAGATCACAGATTTCCTTATCCGACCGCCTGATCATGTTATCAAACCGCCACCCCATCGGTTGCAACATTTCTGATAAACGAATAGTTCCGGCATGCCGTAACATCGGCTCGTGATAGCACCTTGACCGAGAGGTACTCTCCGGTCTCGACCATCAGGTCGAAGGCAAGACCCGTGAGCAGCTCGCGGAGGCGAAAGTCTTCGTTGCGGGTGATTACCAGAATATCGATATCTGAGTCCGGCCGGTCGTCTCCTCGTGCAACCGACCCGAAGAGCAGGATCTCCTCGATGGCATCCCCGCATGCCTCTCGTGCCTTTGCCGCGAAGATATGGACAACCGGCCGTATTGTGCGTGTCATATGATGGAAGAATCTCGGTTTTCCTGATGAGTGTTTGGAGGGTATGTGCTTAAATAGTATCTGTCGGCTCCGAAGCAGAGCGTTCGAACCGGTACCGGCCAGGGCGGCTGCCGAACCCTAAAGCGCTCGAGGGCAGGAATGGGGCGAGCGAAGTCGGCATGAGGTTTGGAGGTGTTCCGCTCTGGTATCGCCCGCCTGCTCGTGAGCAGTCTCTCAGACGTGAGCGCCGGATCCGAGCCATTGATCTGAACCCGCTGGATACAATCGCCTTTTTATACCCGCACCACCCAGATCCCGCTATGGAGCCCGGCGAGATACCCATCCGGCAGCTCATGCACCGGGAGTTTGAACACGTCACTCCGGATACGCCCGTCGCCGTCGTCCTCGAGAAGTTCTCGGAACGTGGGCGGCACGACCTGATCGTCCTCGACGAGAACGGCGGCTTCGTCGGGGTGATCCTGCTGACCGATATCCTCGGCTGCGTCGTCCCCCGGCTCGGCATCAGGGCGAAGAAGCGATCCGCAGCGCTCCCGTCCGACCTCCTCTGCATGATGCGGGGCGGCGACCAGCGTGCCGGGGACCTCGCCACCCGGTCGCATATCGCGATCCCGGATCACGCGACCGTCGCCGACGCCCTCGGCCACATGGCCCGCGACCGGCACCCCTACCTCGTCGTCGTGGACGCGGCCGGGGCGGCCGAAGGCTGTATCGAGATCTCCGACATCATCGCGTTTCTCCGGAAGGACGGCCACCTGTAATCCTCTTCTCCCGCCGATCCTCGAGGGCAAACCCCCACCGCATCAGGAGCGGGGCTGCGAAGACCGTCGCGATCACCATCACCGTCACGGCCGAGTAGAGCCCGGCGCCGATGATCCCGGCCGCGAGCGAGACCTGGGCGACGACGAGCGCGATCTCGCCGCGGGCCGAAAGCCCGAATCCCACGGTGAGCGCCGCGAGAGGGCTTTCGAAGAAGTAGCGCGAGCCGAGGTAGCCGCCGAGGGTCTTGCCGGCGATAGCGAGGAGGATAAGCGCCGGGACGAGCAGCGTCCCGAAGACCGCCGGGTCGGGGTGGAAGAGCAGCCCGATCGAGGCGAAGAAGAAAGTGACGAAGAACCCGAACCCGAAGTCGATGATGCCGTCAAAGATGCTCCGGTCGTTCCTGACCTGCCGCCCGAGGATGATCCCGGCGATGAACGCCCCTATGGCGTAGTGCAGGCCAAGCGCATGCGCTGCAGCCGCCGTTGCAAGAGCGATCGCGATCGCCGCCACATAGGGCATCTCGTGGGTCAGCATCGACCGTGATGCCCGGAAGAGCCAGATCGCGAGTCGCCGGCCGACGGTGAAGGCAAACGCGATGAAGAGAACGGCGAGGACGAGCGCTCCCGCGAGCGGCAGGAGGTCGAGATGCCCGGAGAGCGCGACCGAGGAGAGGACGCCGAGGAGGACGATCCCGATGATATCGTCGACGATCGCGGCGCCGACGATCGTGTTCCCGACCAGGCTGTCGAGACGCCGGAGATCGATCAGCGTCCGGACGGAGACGCCGATCGAGGTGATCGAGAGGATCACGGCGAGAAAGAACTGTTCGGCGAAGGAAAAGCCGAGGAGTGCGCCGCCGACGAGCCCGAGGACGAAGGGCACGGCAACCCCGGCCACGGCGGTGAGGGTGGCGGCGTTTCGCGCTGCGGCGAAGGCCTTCGGGTTCATCTCGACCCCCGAGATGAAGAGGAGGGCGATGATCCCGATCGTCGCGAAGACCTCGAGCGTCGCGTCGAGTTCGACGAGCCCGAGGACGGCGGGTCCGAGGAGGATCCCGGCAGCGATCTCGCCTATCATCGGCGGATATCCGAGCCGCTCCAGGCCCTCGCCGAAGACCTTGGCGACGACCAGGATGACGATGATCGCGACGATCGGATCCATGGGAGGGAAGTACCCGTTTGCGCGCAAAAAGCCTTCCGAAGCGTGCGGGCTCTCTTAAGGCAGCCCTCCCCCGAAGGGAGACCTGAAACGGGCGGCGGCCTGTATTCGAGCACGGGCAGGTCTTCCGGCTATCGCATCGCGGGGGAGGTGCGGGAGGAGGCTCGCCCCCTCCTGCAAAAGAGTTCGCGACAGCGCCGGTATCAGAGATGACGGTAGCGAACGGACGTATCGGGAGGCGGAATCTTCTCTCTGGAGCGAATGCCCCTCCTGCACCGTTTTTTGAAAGATCGGTAAAAAAAGGAATTTAGATGAACCGGGGTTTCTTCGAGAGTTTCCGCGGCGTGTAGAGCGGGCGGCAGGGCTTCCCGGCGGTCTCGGTCCTGACGGCGGCGATGAGTTCGTCCTCCGTCATCTGCACCTTGCAGGGCTTCTTCGGCTCGGAGAGCTTCCGCACCGTCACGGTGAGCCGCCCGGTCTCGGCCTCCTGGTCGCCGATGACCGCGACAAACGGAACCCAGTCGACGCCGGCCTCGCGGATCTTCTTGTTCACGCTCTCCTCGCGGTCGTCGAAGTCGGCACGGATCCCGGCAGCGTTCAGGCGTCCGGTGATCTCCTCGGCGAAGGGGTGGTGCCGTTCGGCGACCGGCACGAGCCGTACCTGGGTCGGGGCAAGCCAGGTCGGCAGCGAGGGCACCTTCTGGGTCGCGGTATTCTCGAGGAGCGCGCAGATGACCCGCTCGATGCTGCCCGTCGGCGAGCAGTGGAGGATCGGCGGATAGACCTCCTCGCCCTCGGGGGTGTAGTACTTGATCCCGAACCGGCGGGAGCTCTCGACGTCGATCTGCACCGTCGGGTTCTCGATCGGCCGGCCCTGGCCGTCGATCGCGGCGAGGTCGACTTTTGCGATCCAGTAGTGGAAGCGCTCCGAGAGCACCTCGATCAGCATGGGGACGCCGGAGTCGGCGACGATCTTCTTGATCCAGGCCTCGTTTGCGGCGTAGAAGTCGCGGGTGCAGCGGAAGACGCCGACGAGCGGCGTCTCGAGGTCTCTCCCGGTCTGCCAGCCCATCCGGAGCTGCTCTTCAAACGCCTGCAGGGTGCCGGCCTCGTCGCGGCAGAGGGTGTGCATATCGGGCATCGTGAAGGCGCGAAGACGCTTGAGGCCGATCACCTCGCCCTTCTGCTCGTGGCGGAACGAGTAGGTGGAGAGCTCGTACATCTTCATCGGGAGGGTGTTCGGCGAGATGTGCATATCGTGCATGATCGAGAACATCCCGAAGCACGCCGCGAACCGGAGCATCATATCGCGGTTGCCGCTCTTGAACCGGTACTGCCGCTCGCCGAACTTCCCGGCGTGCTCGTTGATCGCGGTATCGCCGAGGTCGTACATCACCGGCGTCTCGACCGGCATGCCGCCGTAGTCGAGGACGAGGCCGAGGACGTAGTCGGCGAGGAGGTCGCGGACGAGCTTGCCGCGGGGCATCCAGCGGTGGTGGCCGACGTCGGAGAGCGCCTCGTAGTCGACGAGCTCTTTTGCGCGCATCAGCTCGACGTGGAGCGGCTCGCCGCCCTCAGCGCCGGGAAGGCCGATCTCCTTCTTCACGAGCGCGCCGAAGGCCGAGTTGTCGGCGTACTCGGTCGCGTCCTTCCGCTCGCCGGCGGGGGTCAGCACGAAGAACTCGTGCTCGATCTCCTTCTTCGCCGCCGTCTCGGCAGCGCCGGGGACGATCGTCCGGGAGAGCTCGGAGAGCGGGTGGCCCTTGCAGGAGAGGGTGAACGCCTTGTACCAGCCGAAGGGCGCCCGCTTCACCGTCAGACCCTCGTCCGCGGCGAGTGCCTCCTCGATCCCTTTCAGGGCGCCGACCGCCGCCTCGGGCGATGCGAGATCGCTCGAGAGGTGGGCGTAGGGGTAGATCATGATGTTCGCTACATTGAGCTGGCCGGCGGTCGACCGGATCTCGGCGACCGCCTGGCGGACGGCGTCGTCCATGTTCTCTTCGTCGGCCGATTCGACGGCGCAGAAGACGGTGAGCGCCTCGTCGAGCATGTCCTGCATGACGGCTGCTTCTTCGGCAAGCTTCGTCTTCTTCCGTGCTTCGTATTCGATATGGTCTGAGTGTATCAGGAGAAGTCGCATGTCATTAACCCCGGGAACATTCGTTAGCTATCTGTTTTCCATCTCTATATAGAGTGCGGCGTGATGTCTGCAGGTTATCAGGCGTATCTGGAAAAATAACGGGCGGGATCGGCGTCAGGCGCCGCGCCGGTTCTCATGGTAGCGGGAGAGCGTCGCCTGCCGCTGATCCATGTATTTCGCATCCCCTTTGAGATTGTACGGGCGCTCGGCGCGCTCCGTCGCGTAGAAGACCAGCTGGCCGATCGGCATCCCGGCGTAGACCCTGACCGGCCGGGAGTTGACGTTGCACATCTCGAGCGTGATCGTCCCGCGGAACCCCGCGTCGATCCACCCTCCCGTCTGGTGGAGTTCGATCCCGAGACGGGCGATGCTGCTTTTGCCCTCGATGCTCGCGACGACCTTGTCGGGGAGCTC carries:
- the dcd gene encoding dCTP deaminase; this translates as MILVDWQIEDHIKRGFIRVDPFDPSLIQPNSLDIRLGSHFVWYVPGDEVIDPYQRESVCAGIEETTTDAIVLKPGQFVLAETYEAIELPDKVVASIEGKSSIARLGIELHQTGGWIDAGFRGTITLEMCNVNSRPVRVYAGMPIGQLVFYATERAERPYNLKGDAKYMDQRQATLSRYHENRRGA
- a CDS encoding threonine--tRNA ligase, whose product is MRLLLIHSDHIEYEARKKTKLAEEAAVMQDMLDEALTVFCAVESADEENMDDAVRQAVAEIRSTAGQLNVANIMIYPYAHLSSDLASPEAAVGALKGIEEALAADEGLTVKRAPFGWYKAFTLSCKGHPLSELSRTIVPGAAETAAKKEIEHEFFVLTPAGERKDATEYADNSAFGALVKKEIGLPGAEGGEPLHVELMRAKELVDYEALSDVGHHRWMPRGKLVRDLLADYVLGLVLDYGGMPVETPVMYDLGDTAINEHAGKFGERQYRFKSGNRDMMLRFAACFGMFSIMHDMHISPNTLPMKMYELSTYSFRHEQKGEVIGLKRLRAFTMPDMHTLCRDEAGTLQAFEEQLRMGWQTGRDLETPLVGVFRCTRDFYAANEAWIKKIVADSGVPMLIEVLSERFHYWIAKVDLAAIDGQGRPIENPTVQIDVESSRRFGIKYYTPEGEEVYPPILHCSPTGSIERVICALLENTATQKVPSLPTWLAPTQVRLVPVAERHHPFAEEITGRLNAAGIRADFDDREESVNKKIREAGVDWVPFVAVIGDQEAETGRLTVTVRKLSEPKKPCKVQMTEDELIAAVRTETAGKPCRPLYTPRKLSKKPRFI
- a CDS encoding nucleotidyltransferase domain-containing protein translates to MTRTIRPVVHIFAAKAREACGDAIEEILLFGSVARGDDRPDSDIDILVITRNEDFRLRELLTGLAFDLMVETGEYLSVKVLSRADVTACRNYSFIRNVATDGVAV
- a CDS encoding HEPN domain-containing protein: MLRHAGTIRLSEMLQPMGWRFDNMIRRSDKEICDLLVKSRQRLSAAHLLCKEGLYEDAVNRAYYAMYLSALALLRRKGIQVKTHAGLIAAIGSAYVQTGELAPEHGRALNLAEELREEVEYTICRTISREEAASVIVKAHDFALAAEHIIAGTAH
- a CDS encoding cation:proton antiporter, whose product is MDPIVAIIVILVVAKVFGEGLERLGYPPMIGEIAAGILLGPAVLGLVELDATLEVFATIGIIALLFISGVEMNPKAFAAARNAATLTAVAGVAVPFVLGLVGGALLGFSFAEQFFLAVILSITSIGVSVRTLIDLRRLDSLVGNTIVGAAIVDDIIGIVLLGVLSSVALSGHLDLLPLAGALVLAVLFIAFAFTVGRRLAIWLFRASRSMLTHEMPYVAAIAIALATAAAAHALGLHYAIGAFIAGIILGRQVRNDRSIFDGIIDFGFGFFVTFFFASIGLLFHPDPAVFGTLLVPALILLAIAGKTLGGYLGSRYFFESPLAALTVGFGLSARGEIALVVAQVSLAAGIIGAGLYSAVTVMVIATVFAAPLLMRWGFALEDRREKRITGGRPSGETR
- a CDS encoding CBS domain-containing protein, yielding MEPGEIPIRQLMHREFEHVTPDTPVAVVLEKFSERGRHDLIVLDENGGFVGVILLTDILGCVVPRLGIRAKKRSAALPSDLLCMMRGGDQRAGDLATRSHIAIPDHATVADALGHMARDRHPYLVVVDAAGAAEGCIEISDIIAFLRKDGHL